In Gemmatimonadaceae bacterium, the genomic window TCGGATCTGTGATTCTCTACGTTGCAGTTGGCGGACGACAGTTGACAGGGCCGCGAAATACATGCATCATTAAATCCGGATATACGGATGAATACAATTTCGAGCGTTCCCGCGATTTTCGACCGCATGACGGCCCTCGCCGACACCACGCGGAGCCGCATGCTCCTCGTCCTCGAGCGCCACGAGCTCACCGTCAACGAGATCAGGTCCGTTCTCCAGCTCCCCCAGTCTACCGTCAGCCGCCACCTCAAGGTTCTCGGCGACGAGGGATGGGTCGTTTCCCGGCCCGAAGGCACGAGCAGGCGCTACAGAATGACAGAAAAGCTCGAGCCCTCCGTGCGGCGCCTGTGGCATCTGGTTCGCGAGCAGGTGATGGCGACCTCGGCGGCGGGTCAGGACCATCGGCGCGTACAGAGCGTGCTCGCCCAACGTCGGTCCCGGTCGCAGAAATTCTTCTCCTCAGCCGCAGGTCGCTGGGACCGCCTTCGCGCCGAGCTGTTCGGAATGCGATCCGATCTGATGGGACTACTCGGCCTGATCGACGACTCATGGATCGTCGGAGATCTGGGATGCGGCACGGGGCAGACCAGCGAGCTCGTCGCGCCTTTCGCGCGGCGTGTCATCGCCGTGGACGATTCGGTACCCATGATCTCCGCGGCTCGAAAGCGCCTCGCATCGTTCGGCAATGTCTCGGTGCGCCAAGGCTCGCTCGAGGAGCTTCCGATCGAGGATTCATCGCTCGACGTCGCACTCCTCTTTCTCGTCCTGCATTACATTGTCGAGCCGGAGCTGGCGATCGCCGAAGCTCACCGTGTGCTGAAGCCGGGGGGCCGGCTGATCATCGTCGACATAGCCCCCCACGACAGAGAGGATCTCGTGCACGAGATGGGGCACGTCTGGCGTGGGTTTTCCGAGCAGCAGCTGAGCGAGCTGTTTCAAACCGCCGGCTTCCCTGCCGTGCGGTATCATCCACTTCCCGCCGATGCATCCGCAAAGGGGCCTACTCTTTTCACCGCTGTAGCGAGGCGGCTGC contains:
- a CDS encoding metalloregulator ArsR/SmtB family transcription factor, with product MNTISSVPAIFDRMTALADTTRSRMLLVLERHELTVNEIRSVLQLPQSTVSRHLKVLGDEGWVVSRPEGTSRRYRMTEKLEPSVRRLWHLVREQVMATSAAGQDHRRVQSVLAQRRSRSQKFFSSAAGRWDRLRAELFGMRSDLMGLLGLIDDSWIVGDLGCGTGQTSELVAPFARRVIAVDDSVPMISAARKRLASFGNVSVRQGSLEELPIEDSSLDVALLFLVLHYIVEPELAIAEAHRVLKPGGRLIIVDIAPHDREDLVHEMGHVWRGFSEQQLSELFQTAGFPAVRYHPLPADASAKGPTLFTAVARRLQMVQPYDMDSDATGSPSPFAVSA